Proteins co-encoded in one Meiothermus sp. genomic window:
- a CDS encoding FAD-dependent oxidoreductase — translation MNYDVLIVGAGFAGSEAAYALAQKGVRVGLVTTSLDSVYLPFTPIQGPFPQGSLLALVGEEGLGGWELHRRAKYRLENHPQIHLLQLSVTRLMLEGPAVMGIESWEGPRKTAHKVVLAVGSFLNPRLSIGCVTEEAGRLSEVAYPDLYQHLVQLGFKFTSQCAEVPEQDGTPGYRVEYEVFAEEEWESSTMRLARVEGLYGVGLCVLGQGTYAQMAQEGLRLAEALGPGT, via the coding sequence ATGAACTACGACGTACTGATTGTGGGCGCAGGCTTCGCCGGCTCCGAAGCGGCCTATGCCCTGGCCCAGAAAGGGGTTCGGGTAGGCCTGGTCACCACCAGCCTGGACTCGGTCTATCTGCCCTTCACCCCTATCCAAGGCCCCTTTCCCCAGGGCTCGCTGCTGGCCCTGGTGGGCGAGGAAGGGCTGGGAGGCTGGGAGCTGCACCGCCGGGCCAAGTACAGGCTGGAAAACCACCCCCAGATTCACCTCCTGCAGCTCTCGGTGACACGCCTGATGCTCGAGGGCCCTGCCGTGATGGGCATTGAAAGCTGGGAAGGACCACGAAAAACCGCCCACAAGGTGGTGCTGGCGGTCGGGAGCTTTCTGAACCCTCGACTGTCCATTGGCTGCGTGACCGAGGAGGCCGGCCGCCTCTCGGAGGTGGCCTACCCCGATCTGTACCAGCACTTGGTGCAACTTGGCTTTAAGTTTACCTCTCAGTGTGCCGAGGTGCCCGAGCAGGACGGAACCCCCGGCTATCGGGTGGAGTATGAGGTGTTTGCTGAAGAGGAGTGGGAGTCCAGCACCATGCGCTTAGCCCGCGTCGAGGGCCTTTACGGTGTGGGTCTATGCGTGCTGGGGCAGGGTACATACGCCCAGATGGCCCAGGAGGGGTTGCGCCTGGCCGAAGCTTTGGGGCCCGGCACATAG
- the mutY gene encoding A/G-specific adenine glycosylase, producing the protein MSSDLHSALLTWYQHHQRKLPWRGEPDPYRVLLSEVLLQQTRVEQAIPYYHRFLQRFPTLEALARAEQEAVLKAWQGCGYYARARNLHRLAQQVVAAGGTLPTTVEGLRALPGLGPYTAAAVASIVFGEPVAAVDGNVRRVLSRLFAWEQPTPKLVQEAADALLSALAQQKDARPGDWNQALMELGATVCTPQNPGCGGCPVAAFCRGKASPERYPAARVRKQKSLELAALVLQGPAGVHLELRQGPVLGGLWGVPMEEEPGALERLLARFGLDSAEPVGSVRHDFTHRKLLIRVYKACWEATENPERRPLSRLDRKILELVKAHPRPPE; encoded by the coding sequence ATGTCCAGCGATCTACACAGCGCCCTGCTTACCTGGTACCAACACCACCAGCGCAAGCTCCCCTGGCGGGGAGAGCCAGACCCCTACAGGGTTCTCCTGTCGGAGGTGCTCCTGCAACAGACCCGTGTCGAGCAGGCCATTCCCTACTACCATCGCTTCTTACAGCGCTTCCCCACCCTCGAGGCCCTGGCCAGGGCCGAGCAGGAAGCAGTGTTGAAAGCCTGGCAGGGGTGTGGCTACTACGCTCGGGCCCGCAACCTGCACCGGCTGGCCCAGCAAGTTGTGGCTGCCGGGGGCACACTCCCAACGACGGTGGAAGGGCTGCGGGCCTTGCCGGGCCTGGGCCCCTACACCGCGGCGGCTGTAGCTTCCATTGTCTTTGGGGAGCCGGTGGCGGCGGTGGATGGCAACGTGCGGCGGGTGTTGTCGCGCCTTTTTGCCTGGGAGCAGCCCACCCCGAAGCTGGTGCAGGAGGCTGCCGATGCGCTTTTATCCGCTCTGGCACAACAAAAAGATGCTCGCCCTGGCGACTGGAACCAGGCCCTGATGGAACTGGGGGCCACAGTTTGCACACCCCAAAATCCAGGCTGTGGGGGCTGTCCGGTGGCTGCGTTCTGTCGGGGCAAGGCCAGCCCTGAGCGCTACCCGGCCGCCAGGGTACGCAAGCAGAAAAGCCTCGAGCTCGCCGCACTGGTACTGCAAGGGCCCGCAGGGGTTCACCTGGAGCTACGGCAGGGGCCGGTTCTGGGCGGGCTGTGGGGGGTTCCGATGGAAGAGGAGCCGGGCGCCTTGGAGCGCCTGCTGGCCCGCTTCGGGCTGGATTCTGCCGAGCCGGTGGGCTCTGTGCGCCACGACTTCACCCACCGAAAGCTACTCATCCGGGTCTACAAAGCCTGCTGGGAGGCCACAGAAAACCCCGAGCGGCGCCCTTTATCGCGGCTGGATCGCAAGATACTGGAGCTGGTCAAGGCTCATCCAAGGCCTCCTGAGTAG
- the speA gene encoding biosynthetic arginine decarboxylase, with protein sequence MEKLKRFTAKDAEEIYLVPHWAAGFFRVGEDGELEVTPEGAEGPSASLFEIVQDLRDEGRPLPVMLRFPQILEARVVALNEAFRRAIKKYRYDAGYQGLFPVKVNQRRMVVETVARAGKPFAYGLEAGSKAELALILAQDLHPESIIACNGFKDDDFIRLALMGKKLGRNVVVTLEKFAELGRVIRIAQELGVEPQIGIRYKLKTKGSGAWEESGGEAAKFGFTTPEIIKAVDMLAEAGMLGTIAMLHSHIGSQVTDIRRIKQAVREIAQTYVQLRKLGAPVRYLNLGGGLAVDYDGSKTAFYASANYTLEEYAEDLVYVTKEICDGHGEPHPILVTESGRAVTAYHSVLVLEVIDTIRPPGEEKLEQPKDAHPVVKDMFELARSISAKNYREVYHDAFANKDTVQNLYDLGLISLRDRAAAEALFYQIARKTLKLALELDYPADELEDLQKMLADKLVCNFSLFQSLPDTWAIKQMFPIVPLTRLNERPTREATLVDITCDSDGKIDRFIDTHDVRNTLPVHEIRSGEPYYLGVFLTGAYQDVLGMNHNLFGRIGEAHVVVDEEGYDIERFIQGEKARRVIEKMGYEDDELAEAVEKLVRSSKKLTPAEKGAFMELYARELVGYTYLED encoded by the coding sequence TTGGAGAAGCTCAAACGTTTCACTGCCAAGGATGCCGAAGAAATCTACCTCGTCCCCCACTGGGCGGCGGGGTTTTTTCGGGTAGGGGAGGACGGCGAGCTCGAGGTCACGCCCGAGGGGGCGGAGGGCCCCAGCGCCTCGCTCTTTGAAATCGTGCAGGACTTGCGGGACGAGGGACGCCCATTGCCGGTGATGCTGCGCTTCCCCCAAATTCTGGAAGCGCGGGTGGTGGCGCTCAACGAGGCCTTCCGCCGGGCCATCAAGAAGTACCGCTACGACGCGGGGTATCAAGGGCTGTTCCCGGTCAAGGTCAACCAGCGGCGTATGGTGGTGGAGACCGTAGCCAGGGCGGGGAAACCTTTTGCCTATGGCCTCGAGGCCGGTTCCAAAGCCGAGCTGGCCCTGATTCTGGCCCAGGATCTGCACCCCGAGTCCATCATCGCCTGCAACGGCTTCAAGGACGACGACTTTATCCGGCTGGCCCTGATGGGCAAAAAGCTGGGCAGGAACGTGGTGGTCACCCTGGAGAAATTCGCCGAGCTGGGGCGGGTGATCCGCATCGCCCAAGAGCTGGGGGTGGAGCCGCAGATTGGCATCCGCTACAAGCTCAAAACCAAAGGCTCGGGGGCCTGGGAGGAGTCGGGCGGCGAGGCGGCCAAGTTTGGCTTCACCACCCCCGAGATCATCAAAGCGGTGGATATGCTGGCCGAGGCCGGCATGCTGGGCACCATCGCCATGCTGCACTCGCACATCGGCAGCCAGGTGACCGATATCCGCCGCATTAAGCAGGCCGTGCGGGAGATCGCCCAGACCTACGTGCAGCTTCGCAAGCTGGGGGCCCCGGTGCGCTACCTCAACCTGGGTGGGGGGCTGGCGGTAGACTACGACGGCTCCAAGACCGCCTTCTATGCCTCGGCCAACTACACCCTGGAAGAGTACGCCGAGGACCTGGTCTACGTGACCAAGGAAATTTGCGATGGTCACGGGGAGCCTCACCCCATCCTGGTCACCGAGTCGGGCCGGGCCGTGACCGCCTACCACAGCGTGCTGGTGCTCGAGGTGATCGACACCATCCGCCCCCCCGGCGAAGAGAAGCTCGAGCAGCCCAAGGACGCCCATCCGGTGGTCAAGGATATGTTCGAGCTGGCCCGAAGCATCTCGGCCAAGAACTACCGCGAGGTCTACCACGACGCCTTCGCCAACAAGGACACCGTCCAGAATCTCTACGACCTGGGCCTCATCTCCCTGCGCGACCGGGCCGCAGCCGAGGCCCTGTTCTACCAGATTGCCCGCAAGACCCTCAAGCTGGCCCTCGAGCTCGACTACCCTGCCGACGAACTCGAAGACCTGCAAAAAATGCTGGCCGACAAACTGGTCTGCAACTTCAGCCTCTTCCAGAGCCTTCCCGATACCTGGGCCATCAAGCAGATGTTCCCCATCGTGCCGCTCACCCGCCTGAACGAGCGCCCCACCCGCGAGGCCACCCTGGTGGATATCACCTGCGACTCCGATGGCAAGATCGACCGTTTCATTGACACCCACGACGTGCGCAACACCTTGCCGGTGCACGAAATTCGCTCCGGCGAGCCCTACTACCTGGGGGTCTTCCTGACCGGGGCCTACCAGGACGTGCTGGGCATGAATCACAACCTGTTTGGCCGCATCGGCGAGGCCCATGTGGTGGTCGACGAAGAGGGCTACGACATAGAGCGCTTTATTCAGGGTGAAAAGGCCCGGCGGGTGATCGAGAAAATGGGCTACGAGGACGACGAACTGGCCGAGGCTGTGGAGAAGCTGGTGCGCTCGTCCAAAAAACTCACCCCTGCCGAAAAAGGCGCTTTTATGGAGCTGTACGCACGGGAGCTGGTGGGGTACACCTACCTGGAAGACTAG
- a CDS encoding NUDIX domain-containing protein has protein sequence MNRHNLEELQYLNNYDSNAFDRPSVTVDVVILTLREGHLEALLVKRKEHPFLNYWSLPGGFVQIQESLDEAAARVLRQKAGLEGMVGMERESPHKHPVYLEQLYTFGDPKRDPRMRVISVAYYALVEASHIRESSEEIALFKLRTPEEASSVEIFDSKNKKYSLAFDHAEILGVALRRIRGKLSYTPIGFELLPERFTLRQLQAVHETILQKKLNKDSFRRKMLASGMLEATGALERGLGRPAELYRFRRAP, from the coding sequence TTGAATCGCCATAATCTGGAAGAGCTGCAATACCTGAATAACTACGATTCCAACGCCTTCGACCGACCTTCGGTAACGGTGGACGTGGTCATCCTGACCCTGCGCGAAGGGCACCTCGAGGCCCTATTGGTCAAGCGCAAAGAACACCCTTTCCTCAACTACTGGAGCCTGCCGGGTGGCTTTGTGCAGATACAGGAGTCGCTCGACGAGGCCGCCGCACGGGTGCTACGGCAAAAAGCCGGGCTCGAGGGGATGGTGGGCATGGAGCGGGAAAGCCCCCACAAGCATCCTGTTTACTTGGAGCAGCTCTACACCTTCGGCGACCCCAAACGCGACCCCCGGATGCGCGTGATTAGCGTGGCCTATTACGCCCTGGTCGAGGCCAGCCATATCCGCGAATCCAGCGAGGAAATCGCGCTGTTCAAATTGCGCACACCCGAAGAGGCCAGCAGCGTAGAAATTTTCGATAGCAAAAACAAAAAGTATTCACTGGCCTTCGACCACGCCGAGATACTGGGGGTGGCCCTGCGGCGCATCCGGGGGAAGCTCTCGTACACCCCCATCGGCTTTGAGCTGCTCCCGGAACGCTTCACCCTGCGCCAACTGCAGGCCGTGCACGAGACCATCCTGCAAAAAAAGCTCAACAAAGACTCCTTTCGGCGCAAGATGCTGGCCTCGGGGATGCTCGAGGCCACCGGCGCGCTCGAGCGCGGCCTGGGCCGGCCTGCCGAACTCTACCGCTTCCGGAGGGCACCATGA
- a CDS encoding DinB family protein: protein MRNSVSEALLDSFQRNNTILLNLLRALPEGGLEARAMEGSPSVGEQFAHIQNTRLFWLQQVAPELAEGMPQRDRLAELLDESARAICDAVKHRLETGQPMEGGHAHYDHPVLFLQHMLWHEGYHVGQMKLALKQMGYVMPEALEEQAIWSLWRTEVW from the coding sequence ATGCGCAATTCGGTTTCGGAAGCCCTGCTGGACTCGTTTCAGCGCAACAACACCATCCTGCTCAATCTGCTGCGGGCTCTGCCGGAAGGGGGCCTGGAGGCCAGGGCCATGGAGGGGAGTCCGTCGGTGGGGGAGCAGTTCGCACACATTCAGAACACCCGGCTGTTCTGGTTGCAGCAGGTCGCGCCGGAGCTGGCTGAGGGTATGCCCCAGCGCGACCGCCTGGCCGAGCTGCTCGACGAGAGCGCTCGAGCCATCTGCGATGCGGTTAAGCATCGCCTCGAGACCGGCCAGCCGATGGAGGGTGGGCACGCCCACTACGACCACCCGGTGCTGTTTCTTCAGCACATGCTCTGGCACGAGGGCTACCACGTCGGGCAGATGAAGCTGGCCCTCAAGCAAATGGGCTATGTGATGCCGGAGGCGCTGGAAGAGCAGGCCATCTGGAGCCTGTGGCGCACGGAGGTCTGGTAG
- a CDS encoding DUF1905 domain-containing protein, translated as MAHGGLVAVGLEFSGEIWEWRGPAPFYFVTVPEAESQAIKSAERLLTYGWGMIPAKVRIGQTVWKTALWPKEGRYVLPLKDAVRRAEGLEVGQTVQVWLEVGLGSADTQ; from the coding sequence GTGGCGCACGGAGGTCTGGTAGCGGTGGGCCTCGAGTTCAGCGGCGAAATCTGGGAGTGGCGCGGCCCGGCGCCCTTTTACTTCGTGACCGTGCCCGAGGCAGAGAGCCAGGCCATCAAAAGCGCCGAGCGGCTCCTGACCTACGGCTGGGGCATGATTCCGGCAAAGGTTCGCATCGGCCAGACCGTCTGGAAAACCGCGCTCTGGCCTAAGGAGGGCCGGTACGTTCTGCCGCTCAAAGATGCCGTGCGCCGGGCGGAGGGCCTCGAGGTGGGCCAGACCGTGCAGGTGTGGCTCGAGGTGGGTCTGGGCTCAGCAGATACGCAATAA
- a CDS encoding ankyrin repeat domain-containing protein has protein sequence MHPSPERIREFVLAAHGNLARVQAMLEETPELLNLAHEWQPGDTETAIQAAAHVGNREIALYLLARGAPLEISTAAMLGEVETVREMLQREPALAQHRSAHGIPLLPHAALSSQPGMLELVFSHGAREGSGMALSLAVGRGDTAVARWLLEHARPDLGWKNFQGKTVMDIALEAGHDEMVALLRAFGGQP, from the coding sequence ATGCACCCTTCCCCCGAACGCATTCGCGAGTTTGTACTAGCCGCACACGGCAACCTAGCCAGGGTACAGGCCATGCTGGAAGAAACCCCGGAGCTGCTCAATCTGGCGCACGAATGGCAGCCCGGCGACACCGAGACGGCCATCCAGGCAGCGGCCCATGTGGGGAACCGGGAGATTGCACTGTATTTGCTGGCTCGAGGCGCCCCCCTGGAAATCTCCACGGCGGCCATGCTGGGCGAGGTGGAAACCGTTCGGGAGATGTTACAGCGCGAGCCGGCGCTGGCCCAGCACAGAAGCGCCCACGGGATTCCGCTCTTGCCCCACGCGGCCCTCTCGAGCCAGCCCGGGATGCTCGAGCTGGTCTTTTCCCATGGCGCGCGGGAGGGCAGCGGCATGGCCCTCAGCCTGGCGGTGGGCCGGGGTGATACGGCGGTGGCGCGCTGGCTGCTGGAACACGCCCGCCCCGACCTGGGCTGGAAGAACTTCCAGGGCAAAACAGTGATGGATATTGCCCTGGAGGCGGGCCATGACGAGATGGTGGCGCTGTTGCGGGCCTTTGGGGGCCAGCCGTAG
- a CDS encoding metallophosphoesterase, which yields MRVAVLSDIHGNLPALEAVLADLKEVQAHLVIVNGDLVNRGPSNREVLERLLDLTTSKEGRGLAPEGFWFSLGNHDDLLVKWAQRDPSLNDLYTDPLFEPTAWSVAQLSRDHLDWLDNLPFQVVIEEVPRRTFGLEKAEGMGERVLVRATHGSPRHYREGYDEHQTLGTLTEISEDFPARLLVGSHTHRPFMYQLGEALVLNSGAVGAPFNGDVRAQYVVVEIGENHVQVDFRQIPYNLQAALQAYYDSGLMEAGGLGADIFYHETRTARSLLMPFWYWAESQALPRDWEAWRLYQAAHPERFA from the coding sequence ATGCGCGTTGCGGTTCTCTCGGATATCCACGGCAATCTTCCGGCCCTCGAGGCTGTTTTAGCCGACCTGAAGGAGGTACAGGCCCATCTGGTGATCGTCAACGGCGACCTGGTGAACCGGGGGCCCTCCAACCGCGAGGTGCTGGAGCGTTTGCTCGACCTTACCACCTCCAAAGAGGGCCGGGGCCTGGCCCCCGAAGGGTTTTGGTTTTCGCTGGGCAACCACGACGACCTGCTGGTCAAGTGGGCCCAGCGCGATCCCTCGCTCAACGACCTTTACACCGACCCCCTGTTCGAGCCCACCGCCTGGTCGGTGGCGCAGCTATCTCGGGATCACCTGGACTGGCTGGATAACCTACCCTTCCAGGTGGTTATCGAAGAAGTTCCCCGGCGAACCTTTGGGCTGGAGAAGGCCGAGGGCATGGGCGAGCGGGTGCTGGTGCGGGCCACCCACGGCTCGCCCCGCCACTACCGCGAAGGCTACGACGAGCACCAGACCCTCGGCACCCTCACCGAGATTAGCGAGGACTTCCCGGCGCGGCTTTTGGTGGGCTCGCACACCCACCGCCCTTTTATGTACCAACTGGGCGAGGCCCTGGTGCTCAACAGCGGGGCGGTGGGGGCTCCCTTCAACGGCGATGTGCGGGCCCAGTATGTGGTGGTGGAAATAGGCGAGAACCACGTGCAGGTGGACTTCCGCCAGATTCCCTATAACCTGCAGGCCGCTTTGCAGGCCTACTACGACTCCGGCCTGATGGAAGCAGGCGGCCTGGGAGCCGATATCTTTTATCACGAGACCCGCACCGCGCGCTCGCTGCTGATGCCTTTCTGGTACTGGGCCGAGTCGCAGGCCCTCCCCCGCGACTGGGAGGCCTGGCGGCTGTACCAGGCGGCCCATCCGGAACGCTTCGCCTAG
- a CDS encoding CoA-binding protein, translated as MENLREFLLQARTIAVLGAHPNPAKAAFYVPDYLARKGYTVLPVNPAYTGQTLWGQTVVGQLTDLEQPIDIVDVFRRSEALMGHLDDILAARPRLVWLQSGIVNEAFAETLRQAGIQVVQDRCLMVVHRQLLG; from the coding sequence ATGGAAAACCTACGCGAGTTTTTGCTCCAGGCCCGCACCATAGCGGTGCTGGGCGCTCACCCCAACCCCGCCAAAGCCGCCTTTTACGTGCCCGACTACCTGGCCCGCAAAGGCTACACCGTGCTACCGGTCAACCCGGCCTACACCGGACAAACGCTCTGGGGCCAGACGGTGGTCGGCCAGCTAACCGATCTGGAACAGCCCATAGACATCGTGGACGTGTTTCGCCGCAGCGAGGCCCTGATGGGACATCTGGACGATATTCTGGCGGCCAGGCCCAGGCTGGTCTGGCTGCAATCGGGCATTGTGAACGAGGCCTTTGCTGAAACCCTTCGACAGGCCGGGATTCAGGTAGTGCAGGATCGGTGCTTGATGGTGGTTCATCGGCAACTGCTGGGCTAG
- a CDS encoding bifunctional nicotinamide-nucleotide adenylyltransferase/Nudix hydroxylase, protein MNTAVFIGRFQPPHLAHLETISRALERFDRLIVVLGSAYCYPTPKNPFSAEVREAMIRASLGADATRLQFVAIADDYYDDPRWFRSVRTAVEALAGPDARIAITGYDKDESSYYLHGFGDWPFEPSGVVSPLNATDVRNSYFGGSADWKAMVPEAVRQYMEQFAATAEFKRLQDEWRTIQHYRALERRYPYPILHVATDAMVLAQEQVLLVERNGALGKGAWALPGGYVEPRETLLASALRELREETGLELQAKYLKATQAFDYPGRSLRGRVISMGHFFDLQDTPPPAVRGQDDAARAFWLPLAGLERHQARFFEDHYQQICWFLGRAPHQPALSQGKEPK, encoded by the coding sequence ATGAACACCGCCGTCTTTATCGGGCGCTTCCAGCCGCCGCACTTAGCCCACCTCGAGACCATCTCCCGGGCCCTGGAACGTTTCGATCGGCTAATCGTGGTGCTGGGCAGTGCCTACTGCTACCCCACCCCCAAAAACCCCTTCAGCGCCGAGGTGCGCGAGGCCATGATCCGGGCCAGCCTGGGTGCGGACGCGACCCGGTTGCAGTTTGTAGCCATCGCCGACGACTACTACGACGACCCCCGCTGGTTCCGCAGTGTGCGGACGGCGGTGGAGGCCCTCGCCGGCCCTGACGCCCGCATTGCTATCACCGGCTACGACAAGGACGAGAGCAGCTACTATCTGCACGGCTTTGGCGACTGGCCCTTCGAGCCCAGCGGCGTGGTGAGCCCCCTCAACGCCACCGACGTGCGCAACAGCTACTTTGGCGGCAGCGCCGATTGGAAGGCCATGGTTCCAGAGGCGGTGCGGCAGTATATGGAGCAATTCGCCGCCACGGCAGAGTTCAAACGCTTGCAGGACGAGTGGAGAACCATTCAACACTATCGCGCGCTCGAGCGACGCTACCCCTACCCCATCCTGCACGTCGCCACCGACGCGATGGTGCTGGCCCAGGAACAGGTCTTACTGGTCGAGCGCAACGGGGCCCTCGGCAAGGGGGCCTGGGCCCTGCCGGGGGGCTACGTGGAACCCAGGGAAACCCTGCTGGCTTCGGCCCTGCGCGAGCTGCGCGAGGAGACCGGCCTGGAACTACAGGCCAAGTACCTCAAGGCCACCCAGGCCTTCGACTATCCGGGCCGCAGCCTGCGCGGAAGGGTGATCAGCATGGGCCACTTCTTCGACCTGCAAGACACCCCTCCCCCAGCAGTTCGAGGGCAGGACGACGCCGCAAGGGCCTTCTGGCTGCCCCTGGCCGGGCTCGAGCGCCACCAGGCCCGCTTCTTTGAGGATCACTACCAGCAGATTTGTTGGTTTTTGGGGCGCGCACCGCACCAACCCGCGCTGTCCCAAGGAAAGGAGCCCAAGTGA
- a CDS encoding glutamine synthetase III, whose protein sequence is MNHDFDVVSAARNWRFKDVRQVSSDIAGEVFASDVLDMDELRELVSKPVWKSLQATIEKGAPLDPSIADTIALAMKKWALEKGATHYTHWFHPLTGYTAEKHDSFFTPISDGKVIASFTGKELIQAEPDASSFPSGGLRATFEARGYTAWDPTSPAFIVRHSNGATLCIPTAFASWTGEALDLKTPLLRSIEALNKSAQRALKYFGVQASKVSSTLGAEQEYFLIDEEFYFRRPDLVMTGRTLFGAKPPRGQELEDHYFGSIPDRVLSFMTDVENQLYALGIPVKTRHNEVAPGQYEIAPIFEPSNIAADHQQLVMQVLKNTARRYGMVALLHEKPFAGINGSGKHCNWSMSTDTGINLLEPGDTPHDNLQFLFFCAAVIKAVDLHQDLLRISVASASNDHRLGANEAPPAIMSIFLGDQLTDIFERLANGKGGSGKKVGVLELGTPVLPPLPKHAGDRNRTSPFAFTGNKFEFRAVGSSQSISFPITVLNTIVADAIDALMDSVEAKMKKKMGFEQAALETIKETYAQHKRIVFNGDGYSAAWHKEAAKRGLLNLRTAVDAIERFTDEKNVKLFTRLGVLNEREIYARQEIMYDIYFKQVNIEGETTEWVAQTQILPGALSYLAELSEIEVKSRAAERTIKQVVEATDALSDALEKLKAQNAELGGDEVHEKAHHMRDNVLPAMAEVRKAADALERILADKYWPLPSYREMLFVK, encoded by the coding sequence ATGAACCACGACTTTGATGTTGTTTCGGCAGCCCGTAACTGGCGGTTTAAGGATGTGCGACAGGTTTCCAGCGACATCGCTGGCGAGGTATTTGCCAGCGATGTGCTGGACATGGATGAGCTGCGCGAGCTGGTTTCCAAACCAGTATGGAAATCGCTCCAGGCCACCATCGAGAAGGGCGCCCCCCTCGATCCCAGCATCGCCGATACCATCGCCCTGGCCATGAAGAAGTGGGCCCTGGAAAAAGGGGCCACCCACTATACCCACTGGTTCCACCCGCTCACCGGCTACACCGCCGAGAAGCACGACAGCTTTTTCACCCCCATCTCCGATGGCAAGGTGATTGCCTCGTTCACCGGGAAGGAGCTCATTCAGGCCGAACCCGACGCCTCTTCGTTTCCATCGGGTGGCCTGCGGGCGACCTTCGAGGCAAGGGGTTACACCGCCTGGGATCCTACCTCGCCGGCCTTCATCGTGCGGCACTCCAACGGCGCGACCCTGTGCATCCCCACCGCCTTTGCCAGCTGGACTGGGGAGGCCCTCGACCTCAAAACCCCCCTGCTGCGCTCCATCGAGGCCCTGAACAAAAGCGCCCAGCGGGCCCTCAAGTACTTTGGTGTACAGGCCAGCAAGGTTTCCTCTACCCTGGGAGCTGAGCAGGAGTACTTCCTGATTGATGAGGAGTTTTACTTCCGCCGCCCCGACCTGGTCATGACCGGCCGCACCCTGTTTGGGGCCAAGCCCCCGCGCGGACAGGAGCTCGAGGATCACTACTTCGGCTCCATCCCCGACCGGGTGCTCTCCTTCATGACCGACGTGGAGAACCAGCTCTATGCCCTGGGTATCCCGGTCAAGACCCGCCACAACGAGGTGGCCCCCGGCCAGTACGAGATCGCCCCCATCTTCGAGCCCTCCAACATCGCCGCTGACCACCAGCAGCTGGTTATGCAGGTGCTTAAGAACACCGCCCGGCGCTACGGTATGGTAGCCTTGCTGCACGAGAAGCCCTTCGCTGGCATCAACGGCTCGGGCAAGCACTGCAACTGGAGCATGAGCACCGATACCGGCATCAATCTGCTGGAGCCCGGCGACACCCCGCACGACAACCTGCAGTTCCTGTTTTTCTGTGCGGCGGTGATCAAGGCGGTGGATCTGCACCAGGATCTGCTGCGCATTAGCGTGGCCTCGGCCTCCAACGACCACCGCCTGGGCGCCAACGAAGCCCCCCCGGCCATCATGTCCATCTTCCTGGGCGACCAGCTCACCGATATCTTCGAGCGGTTGGCTAATGGCAAAGGGGGTTCAGGCAAGAAGGTAGGGGTGCTCGAGCTTGGCACGCCGGTGCTGCCCCCCCTGCCCAAGCACGCCGGCGACCGCAACCGCACCTCGCCCTTCGCCTTTACCGGCAACAAGTTCGAGTTCCGCGCGGTGGGTTCCTCGCAGAGCATCTCCTTCCCCATCACGGTGCTCAACACCATCGTGGCCGACGCCATCGATGCCCTGATGGACTCGGTCGAGGCCAAGATGAAGAAAAAAATGGGCTTCGAGCAGGCCGCTTTGGAGACCATCAAGGAGACCTACGCCCAGCACAAGCGCATCGTTTTCAACGGCGACGGCTACTCGGCGGCCTGGCACAAAGAAGCCGCCAAGCGCGGGCTGTTGAACCTACGCACGGCTGTTGATGCCATCGAGCGCTTTACCGACGAGAAAAACGTCAAGCTGTTTACCCGCCTGGGGGTGCTCAACGAGCGCGAGATTTACGCCCGCCAGGAGATCATGTACGACATCTACTTCAAGCAGGTCAACATCGAGGGCGAGACCACCGAGTGGGTGGCCCAGACCCAGATTCTGCCCGGGGCTTTGAGCTACCTGGCCGAACTCTCGGAGATCGAGGTCAAGTCGCGGGCCGCCGAGCGCACCATCAAACAGGTGGTGGAGGCCACCGACGCGCTGTCGGATGCCCTCGAGAAGCTCAAGGCCCAGAACGCCGAGCTGGGCGGCGACGAGGTGCACGAGAAAGCCCACCACATGCGCGACAACGTGCTGCCCGCCATGGCCGAGGTGCGCAAGGCCGCCGATGCCCTCGAGCGCATCCTGGCCGACAAATACTGGCCCCTGCCCAGCTACCGCGAGATGCTGTTTGTGAAGTAG